A genomic region of Bubalus kerabau isolate K-KA32 ecotype Philippines breed swamp buffalo chromosome 10, PCC_UOA_SB_1v2, whole genome shotgun sequence contains the following coding sequences:
- the LOC129620535 gene encoding olfactory receptor 4K3-like, translating to MEEANQSVASEFVFRGLCDSKDLQKFLLLPFSALYLMTILGNLLVVLLIITDSHLHSPMYFLLANLSFVDFCLSSVTTPKLTTDFLKDNKTISFGGCMSQILFIHFLAGDEMVLLVTMAYDRCVAICKPLHYSRIMDRQKCIWLALISWIIGFVHAISQLAMILDLSFCGPRIVDSFFCDIPKVIKLACTDTHTLRILINVDSGVLAVTCFILLLISYTYILVTIHLRSKDGSSKALSTCTSHITVVVLFFGPCIFTYLWPPSITWVDKFLAVFYTVITPLLNPAIYTLRNKEIKNAIKRLIS from the coding sequence ATGGAAGAAGCAAACCAGTCCGTGGCATCTGAGTTCGTTTTTCGTGGACTCTGTGATTCAAAGGATCTCCAGAAATTCCTCTTACTGCCATTTTCTGCACTCTACCTGATGACCATCCTGGGCAACCTTCTTGTTGTGCTCTTAATCATCACTGACTCCCATCTCCATTCCCCAATGTACTTCCTCTTAGCCAATCTCTCATTTGTTGACTTCTGCCTTTCCTCAGTGACCACTCCTAAACTGACCACAGACTTCCTAAAGGATAATAAAACCATCTCCTTTGGGGGCTGCATGAGTCAGATCCTCTTTATACATTTTCTTGCAGGAGATGAGATGGTACTGCTCGTGACAATGGCCTATGACCGTTGtgtagccatctgcaagccactCCATTACTCCAGAATTATGGACAGACAAAAGTGCATCTGGCTAGCTCTGATATCATGGATCATTGGCTTTGTACATGCCATAAGTCAACTAGCTatgattttagatctttctttCTGTGGACCCAGAATAGTGGACAGCTTTTTCTGTGATATTCCCAAAGTGATCAAACTAGCTTGCACGGATACTCATACTCTGAGAATACTGATAAATGTTGACAGTGGTGTCTTGGCTGTAACTTGCTTCATTCTCTTGCTGATCTCTTACACCTACATCCTGGTAACCATCCATCTTCGTTCCAAGGATGGGTCATCAAAGGCACTCTCTACCTGCACTTCTCACATCACAGTGGTGGTGCTGTTCTTTGGACCCTGCATCTTCACCTATCTGTGGCCACCTAGCATCACTTGGGTGGATAAGTTCCTTGCTGTGTTTTACACAGTAATCACACCTCTCTTGAATCCAGCCATTTATACACTGAGAAATAAAGAGATTAAGAATGCCATAAAGAGACTGATAAGTTAG
- the LOC129620533 gene encoding olfactory receptor 4F21-like, translating into MDGPNDSVVSEFVLLGLSGSYETKVFLTLIFSWIYLGIILGNLFILLLVIFDSHLHSPMYFLLANLSFIDVGVASTTVPKMITDLLNEYKIISFQGCMVQICFIHIMGGVEMVLLIAMAFDRYTAICKPLYYLNIMNPKICVSFVITGWVIGVIHAMSQFAFIINLPFCGPNKVDSFYCDFPRIIKLACTDGAKFEFIIAANSGFMSMGTFFLLILSYIFILVTVWKRSSGNLSKAFVTLSAHITVVVLFFTPCMFLYVWPFPRSSIDKYLFIADFALTPVLNPIIYTLRNKEIKVAIKRLIKRHYVKFC; encoded by the coding sequence ATGGATGGACCAAATGATTCTGTGGTTTCTGAGTTTGTGTTGCTTGGACTCTCTGGTTCTTATGAAACGAAAGTTTTTCTCACGTTGATATTCTCCTGGATTTATTTAGGGATCATCCTGGGAAAtctcttcattttgcttttagtAATTTTTGATTCTCACTTACATTCTCCTATGTACTTCTTATTAGCAAACTTGTCCTTCATTGATGTGGGGGTTGCTTCTACCACAGTCCCCAAGATGATTACAGACCTTTTAAATGAATACAAGATAATTTCTTTCCAAGGTTGTATGGTACAAATATGCTTCATCCACATAATGGGAGGAGTGGAGATGGTGTTACTCATAGCCATGGCATTTGACAGGTACACAGCAATCTGCAAGCCTCTATACTATTTGAACATCATGAACCCTAAAATATGTGTTTCATTTGTAATCACTGGCTGGGTAATTGGGGTCATTCATGCTATGTCTCAATTTGCTTTCATTATAAACTTGCCCTTTTGTGGTCCTAACAAAGTAGATAGCTTTTATTGTGACTTTCCCAGAATCATAAAACTTGCATGCACGGATGGAGCCAAATTTGAGTTTATTATTGCTGCCAACAGTGGCTTCATGAGCATGGGCACCTTCTTCCTGCTAATCCTCTCCTACATCTTCATTTTGGTCACTGTCTGGAAACGTTCTTCAGGAAACTTATCCAAGGCATTTGTCACTTTGTCAGCTCACATCACTGTGGTGGTTCTTTTTTTCACTCCATGCATGTTTCTTTATGTTTGGCCTTTCCCCAGATCATCAATTGATAAATACCTCTTCATTGCTGACTTTGCTCTCACCCCTGTCTTAAATCCCATTATATATACATTAAGGAACAAAGAGATAAAGGTAGCCATAAAAAGATTGATCAAAAGACATTATGTCAAATTTTGCTGA
- the LOC129620534 gene encoding olfactory receptor 4K3-like, protein MEEANQSVVSEFIFRGLCDSRELQKFLLLPFSALYLMTILGNLFVAFLIIIDSHLHSPMYFLLANLSFVDFCFSSVTTPKLITDFLKDNKAISFGGCMSQILCVHFFGGGEMVLLVTMAYDRYVAICKPLHYSSIMNRQKCIWLVLTSWIIGFVHAASQLAMILDLPFCGPRIVDSFFCDIPEVIKLACMDTHTLRILINADSGVLATTCFILLLISYTYILVTVRLRSKDGASKALSTCTSHITVVLLFFGPCIFTYLWPPSITWVDKFLAVFYTVITPLLNPAIYTLRNKEIKNAIKRLIS, encoded by the coding sequence ATGGAAGAAGCAAACCAGTCCGTGGTATCTGAGTTCATTTTTCGTGGACTCTGTGATTCAAGGGAGCTCCAGAAATTCCTCTTACTGCCATTTTCTGCACTCTACCTGATGACCATCCTGGGCAACCTTTTCGTTGCATTCTTAATCATCATTGACTCTCATCTCCATTCCCCAATGTACTTCCTCTTAGCCAATCTCTCATTTGTTGACTTCTGCTTTTCCTCAGTGACCACTCCTAAACTGATCACAGACTTCCTAAAGGATAATAAAGCCATCTCCTTTGGGGGTTGCATGAGTCAAATCCTCTGTGTACATTTCTTTGGAGGGGGTGAGATGGTACTGCTCGTGACAATGGCCTATGACCGTTATGTTGCCATCTGCAAGCCACTCCATTACTCCAGCATCATGAACAGACAGAAATGCATCTGGCTAGTATTGACATCATGGATAATTGGCTTTGTGCATGCCGCAAGTCAGCTTGCTATGATTTTAGATCTTCCCTTCTGTGGACCCAGAATAGTGGACAGTTTTTTCTGTGATATTCCCGAAGTGATCAAACTAGCCTGCATGGATACTCACACTCTGAGAATATTGATAAATGCTGACAGTGGTGTCTTGGCTACAACGTGCTTCATTCTCTTGCTGATCTCTTACACCTACATCCTGGTGACTGTCCGTCTTCGTTCCAAGGATGGGGCATCAAAGGCACTCTCTACCTGCACTTCCCACATCACAGTGGTGCTGCTGTTCTTTGGACCCTGCATCTTCACCTATCTGTGGCCACCTAGCATCACTTGGGTGGATAAGTTCCTTGCTGTGTTTTACACAGTAATCACACCTCTCTTGAATCCAGCCATTTATACACTGAGAAATAAAGAGATTAAGAATGCCATAAAGAGACTGATAAGTTAG